The genomic region TTGAGCTGAGTCAAAAGACCAGTCGGAACGATCTTTACCATTGGACGTACAACTTCTAAACGTCCTCTGGAGCTCCCATGAACAAGTCTCTGCTCGGCGCGTCCCTCTTCGCGCTCGCCCTCGTCGCACCGGTCGCACACGCTCACCAAGCGGGCGATATCCTGGTGCGTGCCGGTGCAATCACCGTGAACCCGGACGCCGACAGCGGCAAAGTCAAGGTTGACCAGGGCCCACTGGCCGGCACCAACCTGGGCGGCAAGGCGACCATGAGCAGCGACACCCAGTTGGGCTTGAACTTCGCCTACATGATCACCGACCACGTGGGTATCGAACTGCTGGCCGCCACGCCGTTCGAGCATGACGTGAAACTCAAGAACACCGCCCTGGGCGCCGCCAACGGCAAGCTCGGCTCGCTCAAACACCTGCCGCCGACCCTGAGCGTCGTGTACTACCCGCTGGACAACAAGTCGGCGTTCCAGCCCTACGTGGGTGCCGGTATCAACTACACCTGGATCTACGACGAACACGTTGGCGGTCGTGCCGAACAAGCCGGTTTCAGCAACTTCAAGGCCGAAAACTCCTGGGGCTGGGCCGCACAGATCGGCGCCGACTACATGATCAACGACAAATGGATGATCAACGCCCAGGCGCGCTACATCGACATCAGCACCAAGGCGACTGTGGATAACAATGCGCTGGGCCAGGGCACTCGCGCCAAGGTCAATGTGGACGTGGACCCAATGGTTTACATGGTGGGTATCGGCTACAAGTTCTAAGCGATATTTCACGAACACCACACAACCAATGTGGGAGGGGGCTTGCTCCCGATAGCGGTGGATCAGTCCATGAATCTGTTGACTGACACTCTGCTATCGGGGGCAAGCCCCCTCCCACATTTTGGTTTTGTGTGGTGTCAGCTATGGCGATAGAAGCGGTCCAGCAACGCCGGCAACCCTGCCCGCCACGCCCTGGGCTTGATGCCGAAGGTGTGGAGGATCTTCTTGCATGCCAACACCGCGTGCTGCGGTTCTTCTGCGGCATCCGGCCGCGCCGCGTGGGCCTGGGCGGTGGGGGATTCAATGGCCAGCGCGTGGAAGTTGCGCGCCTCGGTCAGGATCGCCTGGCCCAGGGCCAATGGCGTGGTCGCTTCATGCCCGGCATAGTGGTAGGTGCCCCACAACGGCGCCGCGCAATCGAGTTGCTTGAGCACCGAGATGATCACCCGTGCGGCATCGTCCACCGGCGTCGGGTTGCCGCGACGGTCGTCCGCCATCAGTAACTCATCGGGTTTCTCGGCCCGGGCCAGGAAACGCCCGAGAGTGCCGTCAACGCTGTCATCCAGCAACCAGCCAAAGCGCAACAGCACATGCTGTGGGCAAGTGGCGCGCACGCTTTGTTCGATACGCCACAACGCCTGGCCGCGCAGGCCCAGGGGCACCGGCTCGTCTTTTTCGCTGTAGGCGGTGGCGCGAGAGCCATCGAACACACGATAGCTGGACGGTTGCAGCAGGGTGATGCTGTGGTGCTGACACAGTTCGGCCAGGCGCTCGATGGCGAATTCCTGGCCGGCCAGGCGGGTTTCGCTTACGGCTTCGGCCTGGAACCAGTCGAAATAGTAGGCGAGGTTGATCAACGCATCGGGACGGGTGTCGTCGAGCAATTGGGTGAGGCTTGCGGCATCCCAGCCGTCTTGGGGCGGTTTGGGTGCGAGGAAACCGATGTCTTCCTCTGCACCGAGGCGAATCAGCGCCTGCCCGAGGGCATTCCCGCCGCCCAGTAACATAAGGCGCATTCGCATAGATTGAGCAGGCCCGGTCTGTTTGGAACGATGGTTATTATCGACAGGCATGTGCGCCTTGCCGTA from Pseudomonas synxantha harbors:
- a CDS encoding OmpW/AlkL family protein: MNKSLLGASLFALALVAPVAHAHQAGDILVRAGAITVNPDADSGKVKVDQGPLAGTNLGGKATMSSDTQLGLNFAYMITDHVGIELLAATPFEHDVKLKNTALGAANGKLGSLKHLPPTLSVVYYPLDNKSAFQPYVGAGINYTWIYDEHVGGRAEQAGFSNFKAENSWGWAAQIGADYMINDKWMINAQARYIDISTKATVDNNALGQGTRAKVNVDVDPMVYMVGIGYKF
- a CDS encoding sugar nucleotide-binding protein; translation: MRMRLMLLGGGNALGQALIRLGAEEDIGFLAPKPPQDGWDAASLTQLLDDTRPDALINLAYYFDWFQAEAVSETRLAGQEFAIERLAELCQHHSITLLQPSSYRVFDGSRATAYSEKDEPVPLGLRGQALWRIEQSVRATCPQHVLLRFGWLLDDSVDGTLGRFLARAEKPDELLMADDRRGNPTPVDDAARVIISVLKQLDCAAPLWGTYHYAGHEATTPLALGQAILTEARNFHALAIESPTAQAHAARPDAAEEPQHAVLACKKILHTFGIKPRAWRAGLPALLDRFYRHS